TTGCCCGTCCTCCAGGTGCCAGATCCGGTCCGCCGTCGCCAGCCGATCGGGGCGATGGGTCACCATCAGCACCGTGCCCCGGTAACCGGACAGCACCTGGTCCAGGGCCAGCGCGGACTGGGGGTCGAGGTTGGACTCGGCCTCGTCCAGGAGCAGCAGGCGCGGCTGACCGACGATGGCACGGGCCAGGGCGATGCGCTGGCGCTGCCCGGGGGAGAGGTTGGCACCGCCCTCGGCCAGGCGGGTCGCGGCCCCTTCCGGCAGCTCCTCCAGCAGCGTGTCCAGCCCGCACAGGGCCTTGACCCGCTCGATCTCGGCCTCCGGTGCATCCGGGCACCGGTAGCGCAGGTTGCGGTCGATGGTTCCCCGCAGCAGCGGCAGATCGGGGCTCACCATCCCCACTTCCCGGCGCAGGGAGGACAACCGGACCCGGGCGAGATTGCGGCCATCCAGGCGCACCCGCCCGCCATCGGGGTCGATGAGCCGCGCCGCCAGCGCCAGCAGCGTGGATTTGCCGGCGCCGTTCGGGCCGACGATGGCGGTGACCGTCCCCGGCTCCGCCTCCAGGCTGATGCGGCGGAGCGCCCCCCGTACCCGCACCCGGTCGAAGCTGAGCCGTCCGGAGCCCGCCTTCAGGCGCACCGCGTCGTCCGCCTCGTTCACCAGCGCCGGCGTATCCAGGAACTGGCGGATCTTCTCCCGCGATACCCGCGCACCCTGCCAGTATTCGTAGACCCGGCCCAGATCCCGCAACGGCGAGACCAGGAAACCGACGATGGCCATGGCGGCCACCACGGTGCCGGCCGTCGCCTGCCCGGCGGCGGCCTCGAAGGCACCGGCCAGCAGCGACGCGGCCACCGCCAGCGCGGCGGTGCCCTCGGTGACCGCCCGCAATCCGCCCGCCACCCGCGCCCGGCGCACCTCGGCGGCACCGAGACGGTTGCTCTGGCGCGCCAGGTGGCGGCGCTCGCGCCGGGCCTGGCCGAACACCTGCACCACCGGCATGGTGGCGATCTTCTCGCTCACATTGGCGGCCAGGTGCGTGCGCAGCCGGCGCGCCTCCTGGACCGCGCGACGCATCCTTGCGCCGAGCCCCAGGGCCGTCACCATGCCGATGCACAGCACCGCCGCCACCACGCCGCCCAGCAGCGGATTGATGACCGCCAGCGCCGCCAGGGCACCGAAGGTGCTGATGCCCGCCACGGTCAGTCGCGCCAGGCCCAGGCTCACCCACTGGCGCAGGGCAGTGAGATCACCCACGAAGCGCAGCATCACCCCGCCCCGGCTGCGCCGTTGCAGCGCCCGCGGCGCCAGGGTGCTGAGCCGGTCGAACAGGACCAGCCGCACATCGGCGACGTAGTCCTGGCCGAGGCGTTCGGCCCCGGCGCGCTCGGCATAGCGCAGCCAGGCGACCGCCAGCGCCGCGGCCACCAGGCCCAGCGCCGGCCACAGCACGGCCTCGGCGCCGCCGGCCAGGAGCCGGTCGAAGCCGGTCCGAACCAGCAGGACGGTGGCCACCGCGGCCAGCGCCTGGCCGGCGCCCACGGCCACCAGGGTCGCGAACAGGCGCCGCCGCCGACCGCTGAAAATCTCGGGCAGCTCCCGGGTCACAGGGCCACCGCGAGTTCCGGCTCCCGGCCGGGGAGCTGGGCCTGCAGCCGGTCCAGCACGTCGGCGGCCGCGAGCGCCTCCAGGTCGAGCACCGGCAGGCCGGTGGCCGTCTCCGCCTCGCGGCGGGCCAGGGGCGAGGCGGTGAGCGCTCCACTCACCGCCAGCACCGGCAGGTCATAGTGCTCGAGATGCAGCACGCCGCCCATGGCCCCCATGGCGTCGCCGGCGGCGAACACGATGCCGTCCACCGCCGCGGCGAACCGGGGGGAGGCCAGCAATGCGGCGGTCTCGGGCTGGAACAGGCCGTCGGCCACCTCGAGCACCACCACCTCGGCCCCGTCCGCGGCCAGCCGGCCGGTCAGGGTATCGAGAATGGCGTCGACCCGTTCGGGCGGCAGCCGGTAGGTGGAGGCCGCGCCCGCATCGGTGAAGTCGTAGACGTGGTGCGCGCCGGTGTCGGTCAGGAACCAGGCGTCACCGCCGGCCCCGGTCCCCGTCACCTTGGCGGCGCCCACGCGGAGACCGGCCCGGACCAGGCCCCGCACCAGGTGGCCGGCGGTGGTGGTCTTGCCCGCGTTCATGGCCGTACCCAGCACGGCCACCGTGAACGGCCGGGGCTGACCCCCGCCGGATCCCGGCGCGGCGAGCGACCAGTCGGCCAGGTTGAGACGGCGTCCGCCGGCATCCGCCAGCAGGCCCAGCGGGCGGATCTCGGTGGCCGGCTTCATCCGGCCGTGGCGACTGCGCACCAGGGCGGCCACGCCGCCGGCGGCCACCAGGTGGCAGGGGCCGAGGTCCTTCGGGACGTGCGCCTCGAACTGGTCCGGCGCGTAGCGATCGCCATAGCACACCACGATCTCGTCGCCGGGATAGAGCTGCGCGCGCCGCCCCGTGCCGAGCTCCAGGCGGGTATGCTGACGCGGCCGCACCACTTCCGCCAGCACCAGGTCGCCGGCGCGGGGCCGCACATCGCCGCTGAGCAGCAGGGCGGCCGTCTCGGCCAGCGGCACCCGCCGGGTGGTATAGGCGCTCTTCGCCCGCGCCAGCCGGGCGGGCGCGAGGGGCTGAGTTTCCGCACCGGCCAGCTCCAGGGGAGCGGGCCTGGCTGCCATCCGTGCCTGTTCCGTGGGTTTGCTCATGTCAGGTCATCCTCTCCGGGTCCGCGGCCCCTGCGTCTTGTACGCAAAGGTGCTTCGTAACAACAACGTGCGAAGGTCGGAATTACATCCTGCTCCGCCGTTGTTCCATGGTGGGGGATGATAGGGTCCGTGACTTAACCTTTCCTTAACCACTCACGCAACTCGGGAATTGCCTTGAAGCACGCCGGACACCCAGGGCGGACATGATCGACGACCGCACCCCGGCCGGGACTCCCGCCATCGCCGCCGGGACCGCGCCTCGACGCGCCATTCACCCACCGCGCTCTCCGCGCCCTCCATGGCGAATCCCGGCTGCCGGCGCAACGGAGCTAACCACAAGGCACACAAGTGGCTATCATTGCGGTGGCGAACTCACCAAACCTCGATCAGGGAAACCATGAGCAAGGGCCACGATCTGTCCCGGGTGCGCAATATCGGCATCGCCGCCCACGTGGACGCCGGCAAGACCACCCTCACCGAGCGGCTGCTGTTCTACAGCGGCGCCTCCCACAAGATCGGCGAGGTGCACGACGGCCAGGCGCACATGGACTACCTGGCCGAGGAACAGGCCCACGGCATCACCATCATGTCGGCGGTCACCAAGCTGCCCTGGCGCGACCACGTCCTGCAGCTCATCGACACCCCCGGACACGTGGAC
The nucleotide sequence above comes from Thioalbus denitrificans. Encoded proteins:
- a CDS encoding ABC transporter ATP-binding protein; translation: MTRELPEIFSGRRRRLFATLVAVGAGQALAAVATVLLVRTGFDRLLAGGAEAVLWPALGLVAAALAVAWLRYAERAGAERLGQDYVADVRLVLFDRLSTLAPRALQRRSRGGVMLRFVGDLTALRQWVSLGLARLTVAGISTFGALAALAVINPLLGGVVAAVLCIGMVTALGLGARMRRAVQEARRLRTHLAANVSEKIATMPVVQVFGQARRERRHLARQSNRLGAAEVRRARVAGGLRAVTEGTAALAVAASLLAGAFEAAAGQATAGTVVAAMAIVGFLVSPLRDLGRVYEYWQGARVSREKIRQFLDTPALVNEADDAVRLKAGSGRLSFDRVRVRGALRRISLEAEPGTVTAIVGPNGAGKSTLLALAARLIDPDGGRVRLDGRNLARVRLSSLRREVGMVSPDLPLLRGTIDRNLRYRCPDAPEAEIERVKALCGLDTLLEELPEGAATRLAEGGANLSPGQRQRIALARAIVGQPRLLLLDEAESNLDPQSALALDQVLSGYRGTVLMVTHRPDRLATADRIWHLEDGQLVEAGTPQALARGDGPTARLFGAGWALRNAS